The Spartinivicinus poritis genome has a window encoding:
- a CDS encoding DUF1835 domain-containing protein yields MRCQNQGQDLTQTAIEGLNMHITNGTSAAGVLKQALGISKSEFLVVNDVLSCGPLKAIISIDDWISYRQAYWNDVHKLCGIEPFEMYEFDRDLYVGYEELKSSDRIDVWVGTALSDQIMLCFLTFLFERLGIDFSSVFIHQFSKVKGIKYEIHGLGMLNHEKVLSADSSYQLTDSSIKILTDCWHALVSPTPDLYIEFIQEDKKELPFLVRALKYLVYRYPDKQTGLSTWDESILRNTLKTGPQATKVIGFTLGYDMDGCDLTGDSYQFAIMKKLGNENLNQPLLSLNRQDGGMRETTVEMTEIGKQILNGERNAIELNGIDEWVCGVHLNSLDNKVWQRQNGVILT; encoded by the coding sequence ATGCGTTGTCAAAACCAAGGGCAAGACTTAACTCAAACAGCTATAGAGGGTTTAAATATGCACATAACCAATGGTACCTCTGCTGCAGGGGTATTGAAACAGGCATTGGGAATTTCAAAGTCTGAGTTCTTAGTAGTTAATGATGTGCTTTCCTGTGGCCCATTAAAGGCCATCATCTCAATCGACGACTGGATATCTTATAGACAGGCTTATTGGAATGATGTGCATAAGTTATGTGGCATAGAGCCATTTGAAATGTATGAGTTTGATCGGGACTTATATGTTGGTTATGAAGAATTAAAGTCATCGGATAGAATTGATGTCTGGGTTGGTACGGCACTTAGCGATCAAATAATGCTCTGCTTTTTAACATTTCTTTTTGAACGCTTGGGAATTGATTTTTCTAGCGTATTTATCCATCAATTTTCTAAAGTAAAGGGTATTAAATATGAAATTCATGGTTTAGGAATGTTAAACCATGAAAAAGTCTTAAGTGCAGACTCATCATACCAATTAACAGATAGCTCAATTAAAATTTTAACAGATTGTTGGCATGCATTGGTCTCGCCAACCCCAGACTTATATATTGAGTTTATTCAAGAAGATAAAAAAGAATTACCCTTTTTAGTACGTGCGCTTAAATATTTAGTTTATCGTTATCCTGATAAACAAACAGGATTATCCACTTGGGATGAGTCTATACTGCGAAATACATTAAAAACGGGCCCTCAAGCAACAAAAGTAATTGGCTTTACGCTAGGCTATGATATGGATGGATGTGATTTAACTGGCGACTCGTATCAATTTGCAATAATGAAAAAATTGGGTAATGAAAACCTTAATCAACCGCTATTATCTTTAAATCGTCAAGACGGGGGGATGAGGGAAACCACTGTTGAAATGACTGAAATAGGAAAACAGATTTTAAATGGTGAACGAAATGCAATTGAGCTTAATGGTATTGATGAATGGGTTTGTGGAGTGCACTTAAATAGTCTAGACAATAAAGTATGGCAAAGGCAAAATGGCGTGATTCTCACATAG
- a CDS encoding aminoacyl-histidine dipeptidase, producing the protein MTSIASLTPTPLWSIFHQITQIPRPSKYEEAVVYYIESLCREHNLSYERDKVGNLIIRKPATPGMENRRGVVMQGHVDMVPQKNADSEHNFLTDPITTFIDGEWVTAKGTTLGADNGVGVAAALAVITAKDIEHGPLEVLLTIDEEAGMTGAAGLEAGYFEGDILLNMDTEDEGELYVGCAGGVDVSAKLAMDWQHTCSDDIAFEVKVTGLRGGHSGLDIDQGRGNANKIINRFLLESIDILDVKVASLNGGTLRNAIPRESFTTLVVSQHKEIEFKKALNNFYQTIKNEYSSVETSLSIDAVKVGLPERVYTTESIKKLVYSVAACISSPSRMSDEFKGVVETSNNLAIVKSDDNDVLVLSLVRSLVNSARDDLANSVAANFKVAGAKVSISGEYPGWKPNPNSKILTLMKERYKALSGVVPKVKVIHAGLECGLLGNPYPHWDMISFGPTIRNAHSPDEKVHIQSVSKFWDYLVDTLKHIPTK; encoded by the coding sequence TTGACATCAATTGCCAGTTTAACTCCTACACCTCTTTGGAGTATTTTTCATCAAATTACTCAAATTCCACGACCTTCAAAGTATGAAGAAGCTGTCGTATATTACATAGAGTCTTTGTGTCGGGAACATAACCTGTCTTATGAAAGAGATAAAGTAGGTAATCTCATTATCCGAAAACCTGCAACACCGGGTATGGAAAATCGGCGTGGTGTGGTTATGCAAGGGCATGTGGATATGGTGCCACAGAAAAACGCTGACTCGGAACATAACTTCCTAACTGACCCGATTACTACCTTTATTGACGGCGAGTGGGTGACTGCTAAGGGCACAACCTTGGGAGCTGATAATGGAGTAGGGGTTGCTGCTGCATTAGCTGTTATAACTGCCAAAGATATTGAGCATGGCCCATTGGAAGTGCTGTTAACTATAGATGAAGAGGCGGGGATGACAGGGGCTGCTGGTTTAGAGGCTGGTTATTTTGAGGGTGACATCCTGCTGAATATGGATACGGAAGATGAAGGTGAGCTTTATGTTGGCTGTGCGGGTGGTGTTGATGTCAGTGCTAAGCTAGCGATGGATTGGCAGCATACGTGTAGTGATGATATTGCATTTGAGGTTAAAGTGACGGGGTTGCGAGGAGGGCACTCTGGATTAGATATTGATCAAGGTCGAGGTAATGCAAATAAAATCATCAATCGTTTTTTACTTGAGAGTATAGATATTCTAGATGTGAAGGTTGCCTCATTGAATGGTGGGACGCTACGCAATGCTATACCTAGAGAATCATTCACGACGCTGGTTGTCAGTCAGCATAAAGAAATTGAATTTAAAAAGGCGTTAAATAATTTTTATCAAACAATAAAAAACGAATACAGTTCAGTTGAAACTAGCTTATCTATTGACGCAGTCAAGGTGGGCTTACCTGAGAGAGTATATACGACTGAAAGTATAAAAAAGCTGGTTTACTCTGTTGCTGCTTGCATTTCTAGTCCTTCAAGGATGAGTGATGAATTTAAAGGTGTTGTTGAAACTTCTAATAATCTTGCAATTGTAAAATCTGATGATAATGATGTGCTGGTATTATCTTTAGTGAGAAGCTTGGTTAATTCCGCTCGTGATGATCTGGCTAACAGTGTTGCTGCAAATTTTAAAGTGGCGGGTGCTAAAGTATCGATATCAGGTGAATACCCTGGCTGGAAGCCAAATCCAAACTCAAAAATATTAACTTTAATGAAGGAGCGGTATAAAGCGTTATCTGGAGTGGTTCCGAAAGTTAAAGTTATTCATGCAGGGCTTGAGTGTGGTTTGCTAGGAAACCCTTATCCTCACTGGGATATGATTTCTTTTGGGCCAACCATTCGAAATGCTCATTCGCCTGATGAAAAAGTGCATATTCAGTCGGTGAGTAAGTTTTGGGATTATTTGGTTGATACATTGAAGCATATACCCACAAAATAA